In Porphyromonas cangingivalis, a genomic segment contains:
- a CDS encoding NUDIX hydrolase, producing MNTHPLSQFKYCPRCGKHTFVARNVKANHCEACDFVYYFNPSSACALLVTDKQDRLLVAIRANEPARGSYDLPGGFVDLHETVEEAAIRELYEETGIDLNASEIQAQIITPLHYLFSEPNIYPYSGFEVHTTDLIFHVKMKDLSPYVGKGRDDVSELLLIPIAELTPKDFGLESISKVITKVTRQPDLLK from the coding sequence ATGAATACCCATCCTCTATCGCAGTTCAAATACTGTCCTCGCTGTGGCAAACACACCTTTGTCGCTCGTAATGTCAAGGCCAATCATTGTGAAGCTTGTGACTTCGTCTATTACTTCAACCCCTCGTCGGCTTGTGCTCTGCTCGTCACAGACAAACAAGATCGACTGCTCGTGGCAATAAGGGCGAACGAGCCTGCACGTGGATCTTATGACCTGCCTGGAGGATTTGTGGATCTGCATGAGACCGTGGAAGAGGCTGCCATCCGTGAGCTCTACGAAGAGACCGGCATCGACCTGAATGCTTCGGAGATCCAAGCACAAATCATCACTCCTCTGCATTATCTTTTCTCAGAACCGAATATCTACCCTTACAGTGGATTTGAGGTACACACAACAGACCTCATCTTCCACGTCAAAATGAAAGATCTGAGCCCATATGTGGGCAAAGGCAGAGACGATGTGAGCGAACTCCTTCTCATCCCGATCGCCGAACTAACCCCCAAGGACTTCGGGCTGGAGTCGATCTCAAAGGTGATTACCAAAGTTACCCGACAGCCGGACTTATTGAAATAA
- the holA gene encoding DNA polymerase III subunit delta — MAKSEDPASVLKSIRKDKSPHNIYLLYGDEPYFTDKIERKLVSTYMSPDAMDFNYTLLYGNETNGADVTTTVMRYPMMSERVVVVVREAQHLSGLDPLEALTTRLPGSNILILSFKGAKPDSRQKAFKALEKAGLAVESKEIREYEMHKYIDNLADEHGLKLDSSALQMLMEHLGTDIVQIDKELEKLEVIAKEGGSPLVTTEMIEKYTSVTRQVSVFELKSALANKDRGKATKLGIMMSNDPKGSPVQATVSMLFNYFSDLLIAFYAPDKTEGGVMRHLGLAKPFQVRDFMAGLRNYSAPKVINIISYLRKCDARSKGMYGGYTDQGEVIMDLIYFILH, encoded by the coding sequence ATGGCAAAATCCGAAGATCCCGCATCCGTCCTCAAAAGTATCCGAAAGGATAAGTCTCCGCACAATATATATCTGTTGTATGGAGATGAGCCTTATTTCACGGACAAGATCGAGCGCAAACTCGTCTCGACCTATATGTCGCCTGATGCGATGGACTTCAACTACACATTGCTCTATGGCAATGAGACCAATGGAGCGGATGTCACCACTACGGTGATGCGTTATCCTATGATGAGTGAGCGGGTGGTCGTTGTCGTGCGCGAAGCCCAGCACCTCTCAGGTCTTGATCCTCTTGAAGCCCTCACCACACGCTTACCGGGAAGCAATATCCTCATTCTTTCGTTCAAAGGAGCCAAGCCCGACAGCAGACAGAAGGCATTCAAGGCCTTGGAAAAGGCCGGCCTTGCAGTAGAGTCGAAAGAGATACGCGAGTACGAGATGCATAAGTACATCGACAACCTCGCAGACGAACACGGATTGAAACTCGACAGCTCGGCTCTGCAGATGTTGATGGAGCATCTGGGGACGGACATCGTTCAGATAGACAAGGAGCTGGAGAAGCTCGAAGTCATTGCCAAAGAGGGTGGTTCGCCTCTCGTCACGACAGAGATGATCGAGAAGTACACTTCTGTGACCAGACAGGTGAGTGTTTTTGAACTCAAGAGTGCCTTGGCCAACAAGGATCGAGGCAAGGCTACCAAACTTGGTATCATGATGTCCAATGATCCTAAGGGTTCGCCCGTACAAGCAACGGTATCGATGCTGTTCAACTACTTCAGCGACCTGCTGATCGCCTTTTATGCCCCGGACAAGACGGAAGGTGGCGTGATGAGACACTTGGGGCTCGCCAAACCTTTCCAAGTACGAGACTTCATGGCAGGTCTGCGCAACTATTCGGCTCCCAAGGTGATCAACATCATCTCTTACCTCCGTAAGTGTGATGCTCGTAGCAAAGGAATGTATGGAGGGTATACCGACCAAGGTGAGGTCATCATGGACTTGATCTACTTCATACTCCACTGA
- a CDS encoding type I restriction enzyme HsdR N-terminal domain-containing protein produces the protein MKQGEGSDNTTGRGTIFDPLRQKYVALTPEERVRQVFVKFLMERMEYPMGLMANEYAIKVGRLEKRCDTVVFDRHLTPLMVIEYKAPHIALTQAVIDQVFRYNSVLRVPYIVVTNGTQIGVFRVGYDGAPTEQLPHLPTYPSLLAL, from the coding sequence ATGAAGCAAGGCGAAGGCTCCGATAACACCACCGGGCGAGGGACAATCTTCGACCCCTTGCGACAGAAATATGTCGCCCTTACACCCGAAGAGCGTGTGAGGCAGGTCTTTGTGAAGTTTCTCATGGAGCGCATGGAATATCCCATGGGCTTGATGGCTAATGAGTATGCCATCAAGGTCGGGAGGTTGGAGAAGCGGTGCGATACTGTCGTCTTTGACAGGCATCTCACCCCACTTATGGTGATCGAGTACAAAGCCCCCCATATCGCTCTTACCCAAGCCGTCATCGATCAAGTATTCAGGTACAATTCGGTTCTCCGTGTCCCTTATATCGTTGTCACCAACGGCACGCAGATAGGTGTCTTCCGCGTCGGCTACGATGGAGCACCCACCGAGCAACTCCCTCATTTGCCCACTTATCCCTCTCTGCTCGCTCTTTGA
- a CDS encoding outer membrane beta-barrel protein encodes MKKILFIILSLLCIPTMAQQYYSFIVQGGYQSFNISKNESSIVKSGFRLGGSMDYIFLVGQTVDFSIQAGLYYSSKGNKLMLKDKGFVELKDKKAHYLSVPILFNTRFLINDKTNIFVNGGCYGELGLGNERPKRIKNENKPGKPDHSFEIDLERDDHIFQTFDVGLQAGGGIEYNRVMLGLSLQYSTMHLLSLSDHPSIFGIHATIGYRF; translated from the coding sequence ATGAAAAAGATTTTATTCATCATTTTGAGCTTACTCTGCATCCCGACAATGGCTCAGCAATACTATTCATTTATTGTGCAAGGAGGTTACCAATCTTTCAATATATCCAAAAATGAAAGCTCAATAGTCAAGAGCGGATTTCGTCTCGGAGGCTCGATGGACTATATCTTTTTGGTGGGACAGACTGTAGACTTCTCTATCCAAGCGGGCCTCTACTACTCCTCGAAAGGGAACAAGCTGATGTTAAAAGACAAGGGCTTTGTCGAGCTCAAGGACAAAAAGGCACACTATCTCAGTGTCCCCATACTCTTCAATACCCGTTTTCTTATCAATGACAAGACAAATATATTTGTCAATGGCGGATGTTATGGGGAATTAGGACTTGGAAATGAGAGACCTAAGCGGATAAAAAATGAAAATAAGCCAGGTAAACCTGATCACTCCTTCGAAATAGATTTGGAGCGTGATGACCACATCTTTCAGACCTTTGATGTGGGACTTCAGGCTGGTGGAGGCATCGAGTATAACCGTGTGATGCTCGGGCTAAGTCTACAATACAGCACGATGCATCTCTTGAGCCTTTCGGACCATCCCTCTATCTTCGGTATACACGCAACGATCGGCTATCGTTTCTAA
- a CDS encoding YeiH family protein, which produces MDSAKRQNFFSGLLLVFVMAAIAWGLGMIPFVGKVLKISPLIIGILLGMLYANTLRSRMPETWMSGVKFSSKRILRLAIVFYGFRLTLGSIVSVGVSALVIDILIVTSVILLGLFVGKLLRLDKETTLLTAVGSAVCGAAAVLGAESVVKAKPEKTVIAVATVVIFGTISMLLYPILYSVGVFDLSPQVMGIYTGSTLHEVAHVAGAGEAMSTASGVAELAGIATITKMIRVILLAPVLLIISFFLNRRKGGSEERSRISIPWFAIWFMVMIGLNTLLLHLAGEWGFSEQYKIIIRVIEKIDTFALTMAMTALGMDAMVSKFREAGMRPFIMAGVLFLWLVGFGYLLASTVPALWV; this is translated from the coding sequence ATGGATTCAGCAAAGAGACAAAACTTTTTCAGTGGGTTGTTGCTTGTCTTTGTTATGGCAGCGATAGCATGGGGACTCGGTATGATCCCATTTGTCGGGAAGGTGCTAAAGATCAGTCCGCTCATTATCGGCATCCTCCTCGGGATGTTGTATGCCAACACCCTACGCAGTCGGATGCCCGAGACTTGGATGTCGGGTGTGAAGTTTTCTTCCAAAAGGATATTGAGACTTGCTATCGTCTTTTATGGTTTTCGTCTCACTCTCGGTAGTATCGTCAGTGTCGGAGTATCTGCTCTTGTCATAGATATACTCATTGTCACATCAGTCATATTGCTCGGACTTTTTGTCGGAAAGTTGCTTCGTTTGGACAAGGAGACAACACTACTCACTGCCGTGGGGAGTGCTGTCTGTGGCGCCGCTGCGGTACTCGGTGCTGAGTCTGTGGTGAAGGCCAAACCCGAGAAGACCGTCATTGCTGTTGCTACTGTCGTCATCTTTGGGACAATCTCGATGTTGCTTTACCCTATATTGTATAGTGTGGGCGTTTTTGATCTTTCTCCTCAGGTCATGGGGATATACACAGGTTCTACTTTGCACGAGGTCGCTCATGTGGCCGGTGCAGGGGAAGCGATGAGTACTGCAAGTGGCGTAGCTGAGTTGGCGGGCATTGCGACGATCACCAAGATGATCCGAGTGATCTTGCTTGCCCCGGTGCTTCTGATCATCAGTTTTTTCTTAAATAGACGTAAGGGTGGTAGCGAAGAGCGAAGTCGTATATCTATACCTTGGTTTGCGATCTGGTTTATGGTCATGATCGGACTCAATACGCTTTTACTCCACTTGGCAGGTGAATGGGGTTTTTCCGAACAATATAAGATCATCATCAGGGTGATCGAGAAGATCGATACATTTGCCCTTACTATGGCGATGACTGCCCTTGGTATGGATGCTATGGTATCTAAGTTTAGGGAAGCAGGTATGCGCCCTTTTATCATGGCAGGGGTGCTGTTCTTGTGGTTGGTCGGATTTGGCTACCTTTTGGCAAGTACGGTGCCTGCGCTATGGGTATAG